A portion of the Podospora pseudoanserina strain CBS 124.78 chromosome 2, whole genome shotgun sequence genome contains these proteins:
- the HIS7 gene encoding Histidine biosynthesis bifunctional protein hisB (COG:E; BUSCO:EOG09261NLY; MEROPS:MER0065588; EggNog:ENOG503NUBP): protein MPKVYLLDYVAGNVRSLVNAIEKCGYVVEWIRSPEDVPKAEKLILPGVGHFGHCLSQLSAAGFLPAIRAHIDAGKPFMGICVGLQALFSSSAEDADCPGICLIPGSLDRFDDSVKAVPHIGWNNASCPTNPTLYGLSPDSKYYYVHSYKYPYVKGELESHGWAVATGTYGTETFVGAVAKGNVLATQFHPEKSGVAGLRVIRSFLDGSGAKALAEHLPQESNIAAELVPKDGLTRRVIACLDVRTNDQGDLVVTKGDQYDVREKGSDRNVRNLGKPVEMAKKYYEQGADEVTFLNITSFRDCPVADLPMLEILRRTSETVFVPLTIGGGIRDTVDVDGTKVSALEIATMYFKSGADKVSIGSDAVIAAEEYYNAGKTLFGNTAIEQISKAYGNQAVVVSIDPKRVYVPKQEATRHATLKTKFPGPKGEEYCWYACTIKGGRETRDLDVVELTQAVEAMGAGEILLNCIDKDGTNSGFDLELINQVKGAVRIPVIASSGAGNPGHFDEVFRETTTDAALGAGMFHRGEYTVQQVKDYLAGKNLVVRKFEGEF, encoded by the exons ATGCCAAAGGTTTATCTTCTCGATTATGTTGCCGGCAACGTGCGCAGTCTTGTGAACGCCATTGAAAAGTGTGGCTACGTGGTCGAGTGGATCCGGTCGCCGGAGGATGTCCCAAAAGCAGAG AAACTGATTCTGCCTGGTGTCGGACACTTTGGCCACTGCCTCTCGCAGCTTTCCGCCGCCGGCTTCCTCCCCGCGATCCGAGCCCACATCGATGCCGGCAAGCCGTTTATGGGCATTTGCGTCGGTCTCCAGGCactcttctccagctcagccGAAGACGCAGACTGCCCTGGTATTTGTCTCATACCAGGAAGTCTCGATCGATTCGACGACAGTGTGAAAGCTGTGCCCCATATTGGCTGGAACAATGCTTCCTGTCCCACGAATCCAACGCTTTATGGCTTGAGCCCAGATTCGAAATACTACTATGTGCACTCGTACAAATACCCCTACGTCAAGGGCGAGCTGGAAAGCCATGGTTGGGCCGTGGCAACAGGCACATATGGCACCGAAACTTTCGTCGGCGCCGTGGCTAAAGGAAACGTCCTGGCCACCCAGTTCCACCCCGAAAAGAGCGGCGTCGCCGGTCTCCGAGTGATCCGATCTTTCCTCGACGGCTCGGGAGCGAAGGCGCTGGCCGAGCATCTCCCACAAGAAAGCAACATCGCTGCCGAACTCGTTCCCAAAGATGGCCTTACGCGCCGTGTCATTGCCTGCCTCGACGTGCGCACCAACGACCAGGGCGATCTCGTTGTCACCAAAGGCGATCAGTATGATGTGCGGGAAAAGGGCTCTGATCGCAACGTCCGCAACCTCGGAAAGCCGGTTGAAATGGCCAAGAAGTACTATGAACAGGGTGCTGACGAGGTCACGTTTCTCAACATCACTTCCTTCCGCGACTGCCCCGtcgccgacctccccatGCTCGAAATCCTCCGGCGCACTTCCGAGACAGTCTTTGTTCCTCTGACGATCGGCGGTGGCATCAGGGATACCGTTGACGTCGATGGAACCAAGGTTTCGGCCCTCGAAATAGCAACCATGTACTTCAAATCTGGCGCCGACAAGGTTTCCATCGGCTCAGATGCTGTCATTGCGGCCGAGGAGTACTACAATGCTGGAAAGACGCTGTTCGGAAACACGGCCATCGAGCAGATCAGCAAAGCATACGGCAACCAGGCTGTCGTTGTTAGCATCGACCCAAAGAGGGTTTATGTGCCGAAACAAGAGGCCACACGCCACGCCACTCTCAAGACAAAGTTTCCCGGGCCAAAGGGAGAAGAGTACTGCTGGTATGCCTGCACAATCAAGGGGGGTCGGGAGACGAGAGATCTGGACGTGGTGGAGCTCACCCAAGCCGTCGAGGCAATGGGCGCGGGCGAGATTCTTCTCAACTGCATCGACAAGGACGGCACAAACAGCGGGTTTGATCTCGAGTTGATCAACCAGGTCAAGGGGGCTGTCAGGATACCAGTCATTGCTAGCAGTGGTGCGGGAAATCCTGGACACTTTGATGAGGTGTTTAGGGAGACGACAACCGACGCCGCGCTGGGTGCCGGTATGTTCCATAGAGGGGAATATACGGTACAGCAGGTGAAGGATTATCTGGCCGGCAAAaatttggtggtgaggaaatTCGAGGGGGAGTTTTGA
- a CDS encoding hypothetical protein (COG:S; EggNog:ENOG503P3KF), whose protein sequence is MARTFSVRPTSSPAATSSTRLSPPSRASTTALRGSQGPSGIPEVPSTGLPSPPSSPPLAAITTNNELALTPKARSHVSRKQSSGHDTSIGNHEFARRRGGATLRIREECERFFCETLRAMFLGERSEARQGSVLMGVFNNNSNTRNQYASQLTPPEDCPLNSYTMGPAGAGAGIPAWMEIWDYAGGCSFRAFLAENVAAGEEDGVESRTLFVFFDRDVVSRDLKKALVALIELADGPLGCSHMVIAIERCIQEEDAKPLTKGLQWAGFSLTTLDFWSSGYDVISSKWLFMGMEL, encoded by the exons ATGGCGAGGACGTTCTCCGTCAGGCCAACATCCTCGCCAGCTGCTACCTCGTCGACCCGTCTctcgcctccctcaaggGCCTCCACTACTGCACTACGGGGCTCGCAGGGGCCGAGTGGTATTCCTGAGGTCCCTTCGACGGGACTgccatcgccaccatcaaGCCCCCCCCTCGCGGCCATCACGACCAACAACGAGCTTGCGCTGACTCCCAAGGCGAGGAGTCATGTCAGCCGCAAGCAGAGCAGTGGTCATGATACTAGCATCGGCAACCACGAGTTTGCACGCCGACGAGGGGGGGCAACACTTCGCATCAGGGAAGAATGTGAGAGGTTCTTTTGCGAGACGCTGCGCGCCATGTTTCTGGGTGAGAGAAGCGAGGCGCGGCAGGGCTCGGTCCTGATGGGGGTGTTTAACAACAATTCCAATACTCGGAACCAGTATGCTTCCCAGCTCACTCCACCCGAAGACTGTCCCTTGAATTCGTACACCATGGGACCCGCGGGCGCTGGAGCGGGGATTCCGGCCTGGATGGAAATATGGGACTACGCCGGCGGGTGTTCGTTCAGAGCCTTCCTTGCCGAGAACGTcgctgctggtgaggaggacggggtggAATCCAGAACCCTGTTTGTCTTTTTCGACCGCGATGTGGTGAGCAGGGATTTGAAGAAGGC ACTGGTGGCACTGATTGAGTTGGCCGATGGTCCGCTTGGTTGCTCACACATGGTGATTGCCATTGAGCGATGcatccaagaagaagacgccaAACCTTTGACCAAGGGCCTGCAGTGGGCTGGCTTTTCCTTGACGACGTTGGACTTTTGGTCCTCAGGTTACGATGTGATTAGTAGCAAGTGGCTTTTCATGGGCATGGAGCTTTAA
- a CDS encoding hypothetical protein (EggNog:ENOG503NYZ6; COG:C) gives MATMPKSVIIVGGSIAGLLHGIYLKRHGANVIILEQDPNPRRGSHNAGICFGPSVQEFLRLYNDTGIQACQPAVVTRLAYRQNLYWRDTGIVRHLTSWGVLYRILRANFDGLASDAVTIPPPARAGDGQCSYLPGQRVTSVQKTSDGVVVGYLGEDGKERCSVADLVIGADGLHSTVRGLLNAPVVKEYSGYVSWRGTVCEAKVSRETARYFQDRTVLSLLKRTYIVCYIIPPDSGSFAPGTRLINWVWYCNLSETPETNFAELLTDTNGHLHANTVPSGLVRAEIWKSHLAHMLPLIPGPFAELFTQTEQPFITKVNDALCSKATFFDGRVLLVGDALATFRPHFALATEQAARHCLGLARVWKGEITLQLWEREAVDHATKIWLGSRVMGAGLLRGWVEFLLLAWKYVAFFARSKLGWKRV, from the exons ATGGCAACAATGCCCAAATCAGTCATCATT GTTGGCGGCTCCATCGCTGGTCTCCTCCATGGCATCTATCTCAAACGTCATGGCGCCAACGTGATCATCTTGGAACAAGATCCCAACCCCAGGCGCGGTAGCCACAATGCCGGCATCTGTTTTGGTCCCTCGGTTCAGGAATTTCTTCGCTTATACAATGATACGGGTATTCAGGCTTGCCAACCAGCTGTCGTTACCAGATTAGCATACCGTCAGAACCTGTATTGGAGAGACACCGGCATCGTCAGACACCTCACCAGCTGGGGTGTGTTGTATCGGATCTTGCGAGCCAACTTTGACGGATTGGCGTCTGACGCTGTAACCATCCCGCCTCCAGCCAGGGCCGGAGATGGCCAATGCAGCTATCTCCCTGGTCAGAGGGTGACGAGCGTGCAGAAGACATCagatggtgtggttgttgggtatCTGGGCGAGGATGGAAAAGAGAGATGTTCGGTGGCTGATCTGGTTATCGGGGCTGATGGCCTACATTCGACCGTCAGGGGCTTGTTGAATGCCCCTGTGGTGAAGGAGTACTCCGGATATGTCTCCTGGAGAGGAACCGTCTGCGAAGCCAAAGTGTCACGTGAAACGGCCAGGTATTTTCAAGATCGGACAGTGCTCAGTTTGCTGAAGAGGACCTACATTGTATG CTACATAATCCCGCCCGATTCCGGATCCTTTGCCCCTGGTACCAGGCTGATAAATTGGGTCTGGTATTGTAACCTTTCTGAGACCCCCGAGACCAACTTTGCGGAACTTTTAACGGACACCAATGGACACCTCCACGCCAATACCGTTCCTTCCGGACTCGTACGGGCTGAGATTTGGAAGTCTCATCTGGCTCACATGCTTCCCTTGATACCAGGCCCCTTTGCAGAACTCTTCACCCAAACAGAGCAACCATTTATTACCAAGGTGAATGACGCTCTGTGTTCGAAAGCAACATTCTTCGACGGGCGGGTCTTGCTGGTGGGCGATGCACTGGCTACCTTCCGGCCTCACTTTGCCCTTGCAACAGAGCAAGCCGCCAGACATTGTTTAGGTCTTGCAAGAgtgtggaagggggagatcaCATTGCAGCTGTGGGAAAGGGAGGCTGTTGATCATGCTACAAAAATCTGGTTAGGAAGCCGAGTGATGGGGGCAGGGCTCTTGCGGGGATGGGTTGAGTTTTTGTTACTGGCTTGGAAGTACGTGGCTTTTTTTGCAAGATCAAAACTAGGTTGGAAAAGAGTGTGA